The Polluticoccus soli sequence TACTCACGCATCACCCTGCCGGTGAACACGTTGCTGTTGAACATAGCCGTGATCTTCTTACCATTATAATGGGAGATCTTTTTTTCTTCGGCCGCCAGTTCTTGTAATGCGAGATAGCGTAGTGATGACATCAGATTAAATTTTACGCAAATCTAATGATTTTTCTACTAGTCGGACAAATTTTTCTGCAATCTTCATTAAAAATTAAATATTGCAGAAATTACATTTCGTTTAGAAGGGATGAAATATTTCTGAATGAACTACATATGACAGGCTGAAATCAGCTTCCAGTGTGCCTTTGGCCTTGACCTTCATCTTTTCGCCAGTTAATTGACAATAAATATTAATATCAATATCACTGCCGTTTTCTTCAACTCCGGTTACAGGAAGGTGGTCTATGAATTCGATGCCGCGACGGCCCTGCCATTTATATACTGCCTCCTTGGCGCTCCAGGCGAGGGTGATCAGCTTAGAGTCGTTTCGGAAGAAGGCCTGCTCTTCAGGAGACAGGAACTTGTTCTGCAGCTTTTCCATCTTCGGATGCCAGACCTGGATGTCGATGCCGCACTCAACATAAGGACTAACCACCGCTGCCACATATGGCCAGGAATGAGATATAGAGAAATAGTACTGGTTATCGTCTATTCGCGGCTTATCGTGCTCGTCTGGACGGATGTTTAGTATGGGAAAGTCCTCTTTCAGGTGTTTGAGGAGGAATCTGCCCGCCAGCCGTTCCATGCGGCGCTTGTCGTTCTTTATATCCAGCTCGCCCATGCCAGTGCGCTCCAGGAAGAAGCTTTCCGGCTCTTCGATCTTCCATATCGCCGCGAGGCTGTATGGATCGCTGCTCCATTCACGATAAAGTGGCATGGCTGCAAAATTACGGCATCAATCCACAGATAATAAACATTAGCTAAAAGCTACTTCGCCGCATCGGCTAATTGCCATTATATTTGTCGCCATATATGATACTCTCCGACAAACGCATACTGGAAGAAATGGAAAAGGGTACTATCAAGATAGAACCTTATAAAAGGGAATGTCTTGGTAGCAATAGCTACGATGTGCACCTGGGTTCTACACTGGCTACCTATCGTGAGCACATACTGGATGCGAAGAAACACAATACTATCGACACGTTCGAGATACCTGACGAAGGTTTTGTGCTGTACCCGCACGTGTTCTACCTGGGTGTAACGGCTGAGTATACAGAGAGCCATGCGCACGTGCCTTTCCTGGAAGGTAAGTCGAGTACAGGCCGCTTGGGTATTGATATACATGCTACTGCAGGTAAAGGTGACGTAGGT is a genomic window containing:
- a CDS encoding 4'-phosphopantetheinyl transferase family protein; this translates as MPLYREWSSDPYSLAAIWKIEEPESFFLERTGMGELDIKNDKRRMERLAGRFLLKHLKEDFPILNIRPDEHDKPRIDDNQYYFSISHSWPYVAAVVSPYVECGIDIQVWHPKMEKLQNKFLSPEEQAFFRNDSKLITLAWSAKEAVYKWQGRRGIEFIDHLPVTGVEENGSDIDINIYCQLTGEKMKVKAKGTLEADFSLSYVVHSEIFHPF
- the dcd gene encoding dCTP deaminase; this encodes MILSDKRILEEMEKGTIKIEPYKRECLGSNSYDVHLGSTLATYREHILDAKKHNTIDTFEIPDEGFVLYPHVFYLGVTAEYTESHAHVPFLEGKSSTGRLGIDIHATAGKGDVGFCGNWTLEISVKQPVKIYKGMPIGQLIYFPVDGEIEVKYNQKKNAKYSGQPNKPIESMMWKNEF